The sequence GTCGGCAACACGACGCGCCGTGTGAGTTCGACAGTCGATGCATAACGCAATCGATGATGGTGGCCCAACATGGTAACCGTATTTTCCACCCATTACAAAGATGTTGTAACCCACAACAACATAGCTTGCCAATATGGGCATTGGCGGGAGTGACAAGATAGGGACCAATCGGTTTTCAACCGTGTTTCTTTTGGTTCTCCGGTTAAGTGTATACCAATGAGCTATACCAGTTTTGGTATCCTCGACGAGAACATACACACATTCTTCGGTGCAGCCGAGAAGAGACCGCTTCATGTATAGCTGAGGCGACGAAACGAGAGATCGGAATTGCTTAGAGACGATGGAGAGAGTCGGATGGTTGCATCTCGCGATACGTGGCGCTATACACTCCATGATGACATCGTCTAGAAGTGACGCCATTACAGACGGTGATGTCCTCAATCGACGATGTACTGGCAAActcaagtttttctttttgtccttCGGTTTgcaaatgtaaatatatttataggtaGCGATGCGTATAATTGTGCATGCATGGGGGATATGATGCTAGGataaacacacataaatatacaaaatttaatttaacagttAGGGATTATGTTATGGGACAATAATTGTCAAAGGAGGTGACATGGTTGTGACCTCTATTAAAATTATTCACATATTTGTTAATTCATCAATTatgtttaatttagtttattaaaatagaagaaaataaacctttcatatgaaaacttaatttataaatatgcaaaatttaataaatatggcatgtttttgtctatattttatttatgttaaagAATTTTTCTCCTTCTTATTTTACTATACTATTATTACACATGTACAATATAAAGGTCTTGTGAAATCCAATTAAATCAAATCATATGTGCATATATTCTTTAATActgaaaattgattttaaaagtaaCATTGTAGATATTCAGTTATTGATTAATAGATTTGCATTTATagttgtaataataataatctaaggTACTAGTGACTAGTGAGACATACATGCGTCTTAATCTTACTGAttgtaaaacatattaaaaaaggGTTTGAACGAAACAGatccaaaaaaacttatttctaGAGAAGTCAAATAGTTTGACTTTAATGATGCCCACGTAAACATTCATCTGGTGAGAGTAAAAGGCctcaaacctttttcttttgtgcaaaACATGACCTCAAACCATGATAATTGtctcaaaaataacattttcaagCGAAACTACAGTATCATGTATGTCCCTTTAACGATAGCTCAAGATCCGTCTTCAAAAGCAGTGAATTGTAGAAAGTCAACGAGCAACATAAGTAAACACACAGAAACATATGCATATGcttaaattacatatgtatgTGAAGCCCAAATGATCTTTACGGTTTTATGACTCTTCTTGTTTCATCTCGGTCTTAATGGCTATAGCCAAGTGATCATAAGCTTCAGACCAAGCTCCTTCCACTTCTTCATTGTATTTCTCCCCCAGCCCCTCTTTTAATGTCCTTAGCAAAGCTTCTTTTACCACCTGcgttcacgttttttttttgtaaatgcaaatctaaataaagtaaagtgtatttatatagtactatataattaaaagagaccTCGAAGTGAGGATCAATAACGCCACTTTTGCGATGAATAGAGCCCAAGTATTGGAGGGTTGTGTCAGCCACCACCAcctttcctttctctctcagCTGTATTGCAGTTTCACATGTCTACAcccaaattataaaataaagtcaGAAAACTCATAGATGTTATATGCAACGTCCTAAAGTCAGAGGTAAGTTCCAAACAGAGTCATGCATaagcacaaacaaaaaaatatatttctaccCTTTTTTTTCACATATGGTTCTATCCTATTGTAGCAATTAGCAAAGAAAATTGAATATCCATAAAACCgatgttatattttaaaataatgtatataaattatctttactaatatgagaattttgtttctcaaagaagaagacaaagccaAATAGCCAAGTCCAAACAAGATTGACCACAAACCGTGTGCAGCACATGGCTGCGCCTATAAAAGACaagaaatttaaattcacactactgtattttctataatatacataaaaaggaaaaaaaaaagatatggtcGTATCTAATACACATATTATCTGATGAGTAAATAGAGATTCTTGAGATGTAATAATGAACTAGTCTAATTTGAATCTAAGAAGTGTTAAGATGATGATACGAATATATGTAAGTCACATATAACAAAATCGAAAAAAGTAAGTAATTACCATCTTGAAGACTTTAACAGCATGAGC comes from Camelina sativa cultivar DH55 chromosome 19, Cs, whole genome shotgun sequence and encodes:
- the LOC104764765 gene encoding non-symbiotic hemoglobin 2, with product MGEIEFTVKQEALVKESWEILKQDIPKYSLHFFSQILEIAPAAKGLFSFLRDSDEVPHNNPKLKAHAVKVFKMTCETAIQLREKGKVVVADTTLQYLGSIHRKSGVIDPHFEVVKEALLRTLKEGLGEKYNEEVEGAWSEAYDHLAIAIKTEMKQEES